One Gimesia aquarii DNA segment encodes these proteins:
- a CDS encoding PIG-L deacetylase family protein translates to MKLNFQQERILAVVAHPDDAELLCAGTLARAHHEGASVGICILCQGDKGQPEPPIEKLAEARRQEMQMAAKLLGADLFFGENPDGALFDNLEQRRNLTEIMRRFSPTLVLAHSPLDYHADHRAASVITEAATWFSASTGNQTPSPALNQPPVLWWMDTVNMTQFEPHLYIDVSEYVSIKLDMLNCHQSQLQRGKDSSFSPLQDLMLQQCRIRGTQSGVPSAEAFQCHTAWKRCCAW, encoded by the coding sequence ATGAAATTAAACTTCCAACAAGAACGCATTCTCGCTGTTGTAGCTCACCCCGATGATGCAGAATTATTATGCGCGGGTACTTTGGCGCGTGCCCATCATGAAGGCGCTTCCGTCGGAATATGCATACTCTGTCAAGGAGACAAAGGACAACCAGAACCACCTATCGAGAAACTAGCCGAAGCACGACGTCAAGAAATGCAAATGGCTGCGAAACTGCTTGGTGCAGATCTCTTTTTTGGTGAAAATCCGGATGGCGCCCTATTTGACAACTTGGAACAGCGCCGTAATTTAACAGAGATCATGCGGCGGTTTTCACCAACGCTTGTATTGGCACATTCGCCATTAGACTATCACGCAGACCATCGTGCTGCTTCTGTTATCACGGAAGCAGCTACGTGGTTCAGTGCCTCTACTGGAAACCAGACACCGTCACCGGCTTTGAACCAGCCACCTGTTCTCTGGTGGATGGATACTGTGAACATGACACAATTTGAGCCACATTTATACATCGATGTAAGTGAATATGTCAGCATAAAACTGGACATGCTCAACTGCCACCAAAGCCAATTACAACGCGGCAAGGACTCGAGCTTCTCTCCTCTTCAAGACCTTATGCTCCAGCAATGCAGGATTCGTGGCACTCAGTCGGGTGTCCCGTCTGCAGAAGCCTTTCAATGCCACACCGCCTGGAAGCGCTGTTGTGCATGGTAA
- a CDS encoding transaldolase family protein, with protein sequence MKLFLDSAITDEIKHSLEYWDLDGLTTNPKHINNSGKPFLKVIEEIAELFTGTDKPVSVEVDPHITDWEQIVEQGIQLSKMSPNFVVKVGASEEGFKAIRELTKQGIRTNATLIFSVAQAWHAARAGAYFLSPFIGWKENYGDSTTEFILEVAEMLERHQYDSQIIAAAIRNARQIADVALAGAHCVTAGLVVYQDSMQNPYTVHGEKVFQDAWDATPKS encoded by the coding sequence ATGAAATTGTTTCTGGATAGTGCAATCACAGATGAGATTAAGCACAGCCTTGAATATTGGGACTTGGATGGACTTACAACAAACCCCAAGCATATCAATAATTCTGGTAAGCCTTTTTTGAAAGTAATTGAAGAGATCGCAGAATTGTTCACTGGCACTGATAAACCTGTGAGTGTGGAAGTGGATCCACATATTACAGATTGGGAACAGATCGTAGAACAAGGAATCCAGCTTTCCAAAATGTCTCCTAATTTTGTAGTGAAAGTGGGCGCCAGCGAAGAAGGGTTTAAAGCGATTCGCGAGTTGACTAAGCAGGGAATTCGGACGAATGCCACTTTAATTTTTTCAGTTGCACAGGCATGGCATGCGGCTCGAGCGGGAGCGTACTTTCTCAGCCCCTTTATTGGATGGAAAGAAAATTATGGCGATTCGACAACAGAATTCATTCTGGAAGTCGCCGAAATGCTGGAACGACATCAGTATGATTCACAAATTATTGCGGCTGCGATTCGGAATGCTCGGCAGATTGCAGATGTTGCTCTTGCGGGAGCCCATTGTGTGACTGCAGGTCTTGTCGTGTATCAGGATAGCATGCAAAACCCTTACACAGTCCATGGAGAGAAAGTATTCCAGGATGCATGGGACGCGACGCCAAAAAGTTAG
- a CDS encoding AAA family ATPase has product MSRVDIIKESNIVRTPRVMQLEGIFGIAVEKKSRVEFSVEIPLNDHAWNIGLIVGPSGCGKTTIAKTLFHKELIGDFKWFENKSILDSFPNDMGIKEITGLLSSVGFSSPPSWLRPFRVLSNGEQFRVTIARTLAEQPKFVVLDEFTSVVDRTVAQIGSSAIAKSVRRRQQKFIAVTCHYDIIDWLNPDWIYQPASEEFQWRCERQSRPPISLKIINVHRSAWSLFRKHHYLDSTIHKSANCFMALVDDKPAAFTAVIHFPHKTTPSFREHRTVCLPDFQGVGIGNAMSEYVASLYVCKKPYTSVTGHPAMIRHRARSSLWRMTRKPSTVQHQYGFQRIRKSRVSGSAGRITASFQFIGPGRRKEAMRFGLI; this is encoded by the coding sequence ATGTCGCGCGTGGATATTATAAAGGAAAGTAATATCGTACGGACTCCTCGTGTCATGCAACTAGAGGGGATATTTGGCATTGCAGTTGAAAAAAAGAGCCGTGTTGAGTTTTCTGTAGAAATACCTCTAAATGATCATGCATGGAACATTGGTTTAATTGTCGGTCCTTCTGGATGTGGAAAGACTACCATTGCCAAAACGCTTTTCCATAAAGAGTTAATTGGAGACTTCAAATGGTTTGAAAACAAAAGTATTCTGGATTCTTTTCCTAATGATATGGGAATTAAAGAAATCACAGGCCTCCTTTCTTCAGTTGGTTTTTCTTCACCTCCCAGTTGGTTAAGACCTTTTCGTGTACTTTCCAATGGCGAACAGTTTCGAGTGACGATAGCACGGACTTTAGCCGAGCAACCAAAATTTGTGGTCCTCGATGAGTTTACGTCAGTAGTTGATCGGACTGTTGCTCAAATCGGAAGTAGTGCCATTGCAAAATCAGTTCGGAGAAGGCAGCAAAAATTTATCGCCGTTACGTGCCATTACGACATTATCGACTGGCTTAATCCTGACTGGATTTATCAACCAGCGTCTGAGGAATTTCAATGGAGGTGTGAAAGGCAGTCGCGACCCCCGATCTCCCTCAAAATTATTAACGTGCATCGAAGTGCGTGGTCTCTATTCCGGAAACATCACTATTTAGATTCAACAATTCATAAGTCTGCTAACTGTTTTATGGCATTAGTCGACGATAAGCCAGCAGCTTTCACTGCAGTGATTCATTTTCCACACAAAACAACCCCATCATTCAGAGAGCATCGAACAGTCTGTCTCCCTGACTTTCAAGGAGTTGGTATTGGAAATGCCATGAGTGAGTATGTAGCATCTCTTTACGTTTGCAAGAAACCGTACACAAGTGTCACAGGACATCCTGCCATGATTCGCCATCGAGCGAGGTCAAGTTTATGGAGAATGACTCGCAAACCATCTACAGTTCAGCATCAATATGGCTTTCAGCGAATCAGAAAAAGTCGAGTTTCTGGCAGTGCGGGAAGAATTACCGCCAGCTTTCAATTTATCGGTCCTGGACGAAGGAAAGAAGCAATGAGATTTGGCCTGATTTGA
- a CDS encoding ParB/RepB/Spo0J family partition protein yields the protein MKDRVKSFRRIKASQLKRNVKNWRVHPPSQKSALSTILKDVGFASACLVRDCNNGTFELIDGHLRADLAENEKVPCLILDVTKSEADKILATFDMVTSMAGTDQVALNKLISSISTESKELQSLLNTLMSHDSELLEMVTGKDESHLLTDSFSILIDCKDESEQIMLLQRLKKEGLTCRAWIL from the coding sequence ATGAAAGATCGCGTAAAAAGCTTCCGGCGTATCAAAGCCTCACAACTCAAACGCAATGTGAAAAACTGGCGCGTTCATCCTCCATCACAAAAGTCAGCATTAAGTACAATTCTAAAAGATGTAGGGTTCGCTTCAGCTTGCCTTGTAAGAGATTGTAACAATGGGACGTTTGAATTGATTGATGGTCATTTACGCGCTGATCTCGCTGAAAATGAAAAAGTCCCATGTCTGATTTTGGATGTAACAAAATCTGAAGCCGATAAAATATTGGCAACATTTGATATGGTTACATCCATGGCAGGCACTGATCAGGTTGCATTAAATAAATTGATTTCTTCGATTTCTACCGAATCAAAGGAACTACAGAGTTTACTGAATACTCTGATGAGTCATGATTCTGAATTGTTGGAAATGGTAACCGGTAAAGACGAGTCACATCTCTTAACAGACTCTTTCAGTATTTTGATTGATTGCAAAGATGAATCCGAACAGATAATGCTTTTACAGCGACTGAAAAAAGAAGGTCTGACATGTCGCGCGTGGATATTATAA
- a CDS encoding glucosamine-6-phosphate isomerase: protein MTTEFPDYLKINRDALVKGTAVKLSVVKDMSEIAQHMATAMFKAIKVAEQNGHPATLIVPVGPVDQYPILADMLNQNQYSIRDVMLINMDEYLTDDDQWVDISHPLSFRGYMNRKFYDLLNPELSPLPENRICPDPNNVGAIQQLIDQRGGVDACFGGIGINGHIAFNEPPEPGHMIPTEEFLQLPTRNLNLTRETRTINSVTVGGEISIIPWRAVTIGMKEILAAKEQHFYCNRIWQSSVIRRVLQGPITGDCPASLLRTHSDVSLTVAEYVADLPDIRLR, encoded by the coding sequence ATGACGACTGAATTTCCTGATTACCTTAAAATCAATCGTGACGCTTTAGTTAAAGGAACGGCAGTTAAGCTTTCTGTAGTTAAAGACATGTCTGAGATTGCTCAACATATGGCAACGGCAATGTTTAAGGCTATAAAAGTGGCAGAGCAAAATGGTCACCCTGCCACATTGATCGTTCCTGTTGGCCCCGTCGATCAATATCCTATATTGGCTGACATGTTGAATCAAAACCAATACTCAATTAGAGATGTCATGCTGATCAATATGGATGAATATCTGACAGACGACGATCAATGGGTCGATATCTCCCACCCACTCAGCTTTCGTGGCTATATGAATCGTAAATTCTATGACTTATTGAATCCGGAATTATCACCTTTACCCGAAAATCGCATCTGTCCCGATCCAAATAATGTTGGTGCTATCCAACAATTAATCGATCAACGGGGAGGAGTAGATGCCTGCTTTGGTGGGATTGGGATTAATGGTCATATCGCCTTCAATGAACCACCCGAACCAGGGCATATGATTCCAACGGAAGAATTCTTACAGCTACCTACCCGTAACCTCAATTTAACCCGGGAAACAAGAACTATTAACTCTGTAACCGTAGGCGGTGAAATTTCCATAATCCCCTGGCGCGCTGTGACGATTGGAATGAAAGAAATTCTTGCTGCTAAAGAACAGCACTTCTATTGTAACCGCATCTGGCAAAGTTCGGTCATTCGCAGAGTCCTTCAAGGCCCCATTACTGGCGACTGCCCGGCTTCGCTTTTGCGAACGCACTCTGATGTTTCTCTCACAGTTGCGGAATACGTTGCTGATCTCCCCGACATTCGGCTACGTTAA